In Picosynechococcus sp. PCC 7002, the following are encoded in one genomic region:
- a CDS encoding orange carotenoid protein N-terminal domain-containing protein yields the protein MPYTLDAARNIFPSTLTADVVPATSARFSQLSAEDQLALIWFAYLEMGKSITIAAPGAANMQFAESTLLQIKQLSFKDQAQVMCDLANRIDTPINRTYATWSVNIKLGFWYRLGEWMEEGSVAPIPAGYKLSANASAVLDTIRSLEPGQQITVLRNAVVDMGFDPAKMEGYQRVSEPVVVPTEIAQREKIEIEGVDNPTINQYMTNLNANDFPALISLFAEDGALQPPFQRPIVGKDAVLRFFQEECQNLKLNPKKGVVEPTDDGYTQIKVTGTCETPWFGAAVGMNVAWRFLLNPEGKIFFVAVDLLASAKELLNLVRK from the coding sequence ATGCCTTATACTCTCGATGCAGCAAGAAACATTTTCCCCAGTACATTAACTGCGGATGTTGTGCCGGCTACCAGCGCTCGGTTTAGTCAGCTGAGTGCAGAGGATCAACTGGCATTAATTTGGTTCGCTTACCTAGAAATGGGTAAGTCAATCACTATTGCTGCTCCTGGTGCGGCAAATATGCAGTTTGCAGAATCTACCCTTTTGCAAATCAAGCAGCTCTCTTTTAAGGATCAAGCCCAGGTGATGTGTGATCTGGCGAACCGCATCGATACGCCCATTAACCGCACCTATGCGACTTGGTCTGTAAATATTAAGCTCGGTTTCTGGTATCGCCTCGGCGAATGGATGGAAGAAGGCAGTGTTGCGCCAATTCCTGCTGGCTACAAGTTGTCTGCCAATGCTTCTGCGGTTTTAGATACGATCCGTAGCCTCGAACCCGGCCAACAAATTACGGTTTTGAGAAATGCCGTTGTGGATATGGGTTTTGACCCAGCCAAGATGGAAGGCTATCAGCGTGTTTCTGAGCCGGTTGTCGTGCCGACGGAAATTGCACAGCGGGAAAAAATCGAAATTGAAGGTGTCGATAACCCCACGATTAATCAGTACATGACCAACCTCAATGCTAATGATTTTCCGGCATTGATCAGCCTCTTTGCAGAAGATGGTGCTCTCCAGCCGCCGTTCCAGCGTCCGATTGTCGGCAAAGATGCCGTATTACGTTTCTTCCAAGAGGAATGTCAAAATCTGAAGCTCAACCCGAAGAAAGGGGTTGTAGAACCCACTGATGATGGTTACACCCAAATTAAAGTCACTGGTACCTGTGAAACGCCCTGGTTCGGTGCGGCGGTAGGCATGAATGTGGCTTGGCGCTTCCTCCTCAATCCGGAAGGGAAAATTTTCTTTGTGGCCGTTGATTTGCTCGCGTCTGCGAAAGAACTGCTCAACCTTGTGCGCAAGTAG
- a CDS encoding ribonuclease Z codes for MEITFLGTSSGVPTRARNVSGVALRLPQRAEAWLFDCGEGTQHQLLRSDLRSSQISRIFITHMHGDHIFGLMGLIASMGLAGTGHPLEIYGPPGLEEYLRACEKYSYMRIGDRLRVHLVKPGLVFEDKEFQVTCLPLKHRVTAFGYRVTEKDRPGRFNLAKAQKLGIPPGPIYGDLKKGKVVTLDDGRKINGSDLCGQPEIGRKMVYCTDTVFCETAVELAQDADVLIHEATFAHKDAEMAFDRLHSTSTMAAQVALLAQVKQLIMTHFSPRYMPGNELTLDDLLAEAQAIFPKTIMAKDFLSYAIPRRKALAKSLH; via the coding sequence ATGGAAATCACATTTTTAGGAACCAGTTCTGGTGTGCCGACCCGGGCACGCAATGTATCAGGTGTGGCGTTGCGATTACCGCAGCGGGCCGAGGCTTGGCTCTTTGATTGTGGCGAAGGAACCCAGCACCAACTTCTCCGTAGTGATCTTCGTTCGTCCCAAATTAGCCGCATTTTTATTACCCACATGCACGGCGATCATATCTTTGGGCTAATGGGTCTGATCGCCAGCATGGGCCTCGCGGGGACGGGACATCCCTTAGAAATCTATGGCCCCCCTGGTTTAGAAGAATATCTGCGGGCCTGTGAAAAGTATTCCTATATGCGCATTGGCGATCGCCTGCGGGTACATTTAGTCAAACCCGGCTTAGTCTTCGAAGACAAAGAATTTCAAGTGACCTGTTTACCGCTCAAACACCGGGTTACAGCCTTTGGGTATCGGGTGACTGAAAAGGATCGTCCCGGCCGATTTAACTTAGCAAAAGCACAAAAATTAGGGATTCCCCCTGGCCCCATTTATGGCGACCTCAAAAAAGGGAAAGTCGTCACCCTCGACGATGGTCGCAAAATCAACGGTTCAGACCTCTGTGGTCAACCGGAAATTGGCCGAAAAATGGTCTATTGTACCGACACCGTTTTTTGTGAGACGGCGGTGGAGTTAGCCCAGGATGCGGACGTCTTAATTCACGAGGCGACCTTTGCCCACAAGGATGCAGAGATGGCCTTTGATCGCCTCCATTCCACTTCGACGATGGCCGCCCAGGTTGCCCTTTTGGCCCAAGTGAAGCAACTAATCATGACCCACTTTAGCCCCCGTTATATGCCGGGAAATGAGCTGACGTTAGATGATCTTTTGGCTGAGGCCCAGGCGATTTTCCCCAAGACGATCATGGCGAAAGACTTTTTAAGTTATGCGATTCCGCGTCGCAAAGCCCTCGCCAAAAGCCTACATTAG
- a CDS encoding fatty acid desaturase, whose protein sequence is MRQEEGLGLLWAIAIFSAWLGSAVYWLSHPLMGLSWPGIVAGIFVRTFFHTGLFILAHDAMHGNLLPSSPRWNHRLGRWGVSLYACLSYKDCIRNHAKHHRHPAQSGDPDFHNGRHRHPLLWYWHFMGKYLAWRQFWGFVLIFGVIALPLNVLGHVPYENFFVFCLLPIFLSSWQLFFFGTYLPHRDRPSPPKRISKQSIRWRIWSFLSCYHFGTFHEEHHHHPHEPWFQLPDHGVS, encoded by the coding sequence ATGCGGCAAGAAGAGGGTCTGGGACTACTGTGGGCGATCGCCATTTTCTCAGCTTGGCTGGGAAGTGCTGTGTATTGGTTGAGTCATCCGCTAATGGGGCTGTCCTGGCCTGGGATTGTTGCGGGAATTTTTGTGAGAACTTTTTTCCACACAGGTTTATTTATCCTGGCCCACGACGCCATGCACGGTAATTTGTTGCCGAGTTCTCCCCGTTGGAACCATCGCCTGGGCCGTTGGGGGGTCAGCTTGTACGCTTGCTTGTCCTACAAAGACTGCATTCGCAACCATGCTAAGCACCATCGCCACCCCGCCCAATCCGGAGACCCGGACTTTCACAATGGGCGGCACCGCCATCCGCTGCTGTGGTACTGGCATTTTATGGGGAAATATTTAGCGTGGCGGCAGTTTTGGGGATTTGTGCTAATTTTCGGGGTGATCGCCTTACCGTTAAATGTGCTGGGCCATGTGCCCTACGAAAATTTTTTTGTGTTTTGCCTGCTACCGATTTTTCTCAGTTCTTGGCAACTGTTTTTCTTTGGGACTTATCTGCCCCACCGTGATCGCCCTTCTCCCCCTAAACGCATCAGTAAACAGTCAATTCGGTGGCGAATTTGGTCATTTTTGAGCTGCTACCACTTCGGCACATTTCACGAAGAACACCATCATCATCCCCATGAACCTTGGTTTCAGTTACCGGATCACGGTGTTTCTTAA